One window of Camelina sativa cultivar DH55 chromosome 4, Cs, whole genome shotgun sequence genomic DNA carries:
- the LOC104783789 gene encoding uncharacterized protein LOC104783789, with protein MLIEGLMMATKEEETTIFWDMITCPVTSSSDASRVGPCIKLALKNLGYSGCITVTALGILTSIDTDILRAIYSSGVSLIHINTHHFGFAMELMSWRLKHRRRPSNFMLMSCNETLLEYNVSINKSEHNLIQKLPFGPPPQQVLDHLHSSNPPGLLKS; from the exons ATGTTGATTGAAG GGTTGATGATGGCGACGAAGGAGGAGGAAACAACGATCTTTTGGGACATGATTACTTGTCCGGTTACCTCGTCATCTGATGCTAGTCGGGTTGGCCCGTGTATAAAGCTAGCGTTGAAGAATTTAGGCTACTCTGGTTGTATCACCGTCACAGCACTTGGCATACTAACAAGCATCGATACCGACATCCTGCGAGCCATCTATTCCTCTGGAGTCTCTCTTATTCACATCAATACCC ATCACTTTGGCTTTGCTATGGAACTGATGTCGTGGAGACTCAAACATCGGCGGCGTCCATCTAATTTCATGCTCATGTCCTGTAATGAGACCTTGCTTGAGTATAATGTCAGCATCAACAAGTCTGAACACAACCTTATTCAGAAATTACCATTTGGTCCTCCTCCTCAACAAgtcttagaccatctccattcAAGTAATCC